Part of the Oncorhynchus kisutch isolate 150728-3 unplaced genomic scaffold, Okis_V2 scaffold1355, whole genome shotgun sequence genome, cttctctctcgctctctctcaccctcactctcaccctctctctctctcactctctctctctctctctctctctcctctctctctctctctctctctctctctctctctctctctctctcctctctctctctctctctctctctctctctctctctctctctctctcctctctctctctctctcctctctctctctctctctctctctctcatcctctctctctctctctctctctctctcttctctctctctctctctctctctctctcctctcacccacacacacacaactggtggTAGCGATCTACCTGTCATTGTAGGATTGTACACATTTGTTTTCGTGTCTTTACTTTGGCTGATTGAAGTACTTCCAATACATAAAGTCTGTTTTCAATGAACAGTACAACAGGTTAATGATTCACTGTGTGTTATCTTTCACCTCAATGTATGTTGACACAGAAANNNNNNNNNNNNNNNNNNNNNNNNNNNNNNNNNNNNNNNNNNNNNNNNNNNNNNNNNNNNNNNNNNNNNNNNNNNNNNNNNNNNNNNNNNNNNNNNNNNNCCTCCTTCTATCACcctgaccctctctccctctcattcctccatcaccctgaccctctctccctctcattcctccatcaccctgaccctctctccctctcattcctcctctttctatcaccctgaccctccctccctctcattcctcctcttctATCACGCGCGGACGCTCCCCTTCTCTCATGCCTCCTCCTTCCTATCACCCTgaaccttccctctctctgcatgcctcctctttctatcaccctAACCTCGCCTCTCTACTCATATGCcctcctctttctatcaccctgaacctccctccctctcatcctccttttctatcaccctgaccctccctccctctcattcctcctctttctatcaccctgaccctccctctctctcattcctcctctttctatcacctgacccttccctctctctcattcctcctctttctagCACCCTgaccttccctctcttctcattcctcctctttctagCACCCagaccttccctctctctcattcctcctctttctgcACCCtgaccttccctctctctcatgtcctCCTCTTTCTAGCACCCtgaccttccctctctctcattcctcctctgtTTCGGAGgcaccctgcctctctccctctctctcattcctcctctttctagcaccctgaccctctctccctctctctcattcctcctctttctagcaccctgaccctctctccctctctctcattcctcctctttctagcaccctgaccctctctccctctctctcattcctcctctttctagcaccctgaccctctctccctctctctcattcctcctctttctagCACCCtgaccttccctctctctcattcctcctctttcgAGCACCCtgaccttccctctctctcattcctcctcttctAGCACCCtgaccttccctctctctcattcctcctctttctagCACCCtgaccttccctctctctcattcctcctctttctagCACCCtgaccttccctctctctcattcctcctctttctagCACCCTGAGCCTTACCCTCTTCTTCTCCATTCCCTCCTTCtacaccctgacctctctccctctctcatctcctctttctAGCACcctgaccctctctccctctctctcattcctcctctttctatcaccctgaccctccctccctccctctcattcctcctctttctatcaccctgaccctccttccctctcattcctcctctttctatcaccctgaccctctctccctccctctctctcattcctcctctttctctaccctgaccctccctccctccctctcattcctcctctttctatcaccctgaccctccttccctctcattcctcctctttctatcaccctgaccctctctccctccctctctctcattcctcctctttctatcaccctgaccctccctccctccctctcattcctcctctttctatcaccctgaccctccttccctctcgttcctcctctttctatcaccctgaccctccctctctccctctctctcattcctcctctttctatcaccctgaccctccctccctccctccctccctctcattcctcctctatcaccctgaccctctctccctcttgctcattcctcctctttctatcaccctgaccttccctcccctctcattcctcctctttctatcaccctgaccttccctccctctcattcctcatcttctatcaccctgaccctccctccctctcattcctcctctttctatcaccctgaccctccctcctgttcctcctctttccatcaccctgaccctccctcctgttcctcatctttctatcaccctgaccctccctctcattcctcctctttctatcaccctgaccctccctccctccctccctccctccctccctccctccctccctccctccctccctccctccctccctccctccctccctccctctcattcctcatctttctatcaccctgacctctccctccctctcattcctcctctttctatcaccctgaccctccctcctgttcctcatctttctatcaccctgacctccctcctgttcctcatctttctatcaccctgaccctccctccctccctccctccctctcattcctcctctatcaccctgaccctctctccctctttctcattcctcctctttctatcaccctgacattccctccctctcattcctcatctttctatcaccctgacctctccctccctctcattcctcctctttctatcaccctgaccctccctcctgttcctcatctttctatcaccctgacctctccctccctctcattcctcctctttctatcaccctgaccctccctcctgttcctcatctttctatcaccctgaccctccctccctctctttcctcctctttctatcaccctgaccctccctcctgttcctcctctttctatcaccctgaccctccctcctgttcctcctctttctatcaccctgaccctccctcctgttcctcctctttctatcaccctgaccctccctcctgttcctcctctttctatcaccctgaccctccctcctgttcctcctctttctatcaccctgacccctccctcctgttcctcctctttctatcaccctgaccctccctccctctcttcctcctctttctatcaccctgaccctccctcctgttcctcctctttctatcaccctgaccctccctccctctctttcctcctttctatcaccctgaccctccctcctgttcctcctctttctatcaccctgaccctccctccTGTTATATTAAACCTCCTGTTGATCCACCTATATTAAACCTCCTGTTGATCCATCTATATTAAACCTCCAGTTGATCCACCTATATTAAACCTCCAGTTGATCCACCTATATTAAACCTCCTGTTGATCCACCTATATTAAACCTCCTGTTGATCCACCTATATTAAACCTCCTGTTGATCCACCTATATTAAACCTCCTGTTGATCCACCTATATTAAACCTCCAGTTGATCCATCTATATTAAACCTCCAGTTGATCCATCTATATTAGACCTCCAGTTGATCCATCTATATTAGACCTCCAGTTGATCCACCTATATTAAACCTCCAGTTGATCCACCTATATTAAACCTCCTGTTGATCCACCTATATTAAACCTCCAGTTGATCCATCTATATTAAACCTCCAGTTGATCCACCTATATTAGACCTCCTGTTGATCCATCTATATTAAACCTCCTGTTGATCCACCTATATTAAACCTCCAGTTGATCCAATGTCATGACTGTAGATTCTGAATTCATGTAATTATTGTTGCGTAATGTCAGTGTTCTTCATTTCTAGTTGTCAAAGGTTAAATATGTGTGTGGtctcgtgtggctcagttggtagagcatggtgcttgcaactccAGGGTTgtaggtttgattcccatggCGAACCAGTATGAAAATATAtgctctcactactgtaagttgctctggataagagtgtctgctaaattagtCAATTGTAAGTATGTGTTCTTGGCTAGCAGTGCTTTTAGTCAACAACTGATGAGAACCAGCATCATGTGTCATATTGGGAAAATTAATGTAGTGCCTGTGTGTCAAACTGgagattttttttctcagttGGACCAAGATATTATGATTTTTAAGGCTGCAATGATTTTCCAGTGGACAGGGTTTGGTTTTAACCAAATTAATCTGGAGGACACTGAGGGAGAGATGAAAGGGAGGGATGGTtgtagggacagagggagagatggaaggagagacggGATGGAGGGAAaaatagatggagagatagtttcagaaatagtcTCGGAATTCCCAGACCTAGGGCCAAAGCGTATGTCAGAACACTGTTCATGTGGGAGGCAACCCATCTGCCTAAGGAGACTAAGACAGAGCTGGAGGGAGGATAGGGTTCACCAAGGACTGAGGAACATTCTTagagaccagactagaccatatgactggagcAGACATTATCACGACAGAGACCAGactggaccacatgactggaGCAGACATTATCACGACAGAGACCAGactggaccacatgactggaGCAGACATTATCACGACAGAGACCAGactggaccacatgactggaGCAGACATTATCATGCCAGAGACCAGactggaccacatgactggaTCAGACATTATCATGACAGAGACCAGactggaccacatgactggaGCAGACATTATCATGCCAGAGACCAGactggaccacatgactggaGCAGACATTATCATGACagagaccagactagaccacatGACTGGAGCAGACATTATCATGACagagaccagactagaccacatGACTGGAGCAGACATTATCATGACAGAGACCAGACTAGACCTCATGACTGCAGCAGACATTATCACGACagagaccagactagaccacatGACTGGAGCAGACATTATCATGACAGAGACCAGACTGGACCACATGACTGCAGCAGACATTATCATGACAAGAGCACAGATGAGACGGCACAAAGAATGGACTCATTATTCCCACATCAAAGACAGTACCAAGAGTTCTCAGTTCTCAGTACTCTGAATCTCATGTTCGTTTGAATCAATTAGCCTGATAGGTACTCCTGTTAGCTTTGGTCTGTCTTGGAGAGTTGGATTGAAGAGCTGGAAGATGATCATTCAGATCATGTGTTTCAGATCACATTATTGTAAGAGCCTGTACACTTAGACACCTGTCCCTGTCCGGGTAAACTCATGACCTATTCCCGAGCTAATTGTGGTTAGCACATGCACATAAGCCTGTAACACCAACTAACAAGTCTGGCCGACTGGGGAGTGAACTGATTTGTAGTTGTATAGTTTGAAGCTGTGGTCCACCAGACGTTCCCGGCATGGGGAGAAAGTGTCTGCTGAACGATGTTTCAGAGTGGGTTTCAGCAGCTGTGTTTTAGTGGAAAGGAACAGTGTCCTGTCCTGTTTTTGCAGACTATTGTTCCATGTTCAGTGATAATGCATTGATGATGCTAATTATTGTGATCTGATATGCTAATCAGTCCATTGTATGCTTTTGgggagtgtgtggtgtgttaatgtgtgtattGTGATTGAacattgttttctgtctctccagATTTGTGGTgtgttagtggtgtgtgtgtattgggattGAACattgttttcctgtgtgtgtgtgtgtacgttgtttcctgtctctccagGTCCACTATGCAGCGTGCTCGTGGAACGCTTTGGTTGCCGGGTAACGGTGATGGTGGGAGGGGTTCTGAGTGGACTAGGCATGGTGGTCAGCGCCCTGGCCAGAACCATCACAGAACTCTACATCACCAGCATCATCGCAGGTCagagggtacacacacacacactataacccCCCAATATAAGACGTCTCTCCTTCTTTCTATGGGGCATTATGAGTCTCCCTCATCagttcctctgtcctcctcatACAGGGTTGGGGTTCTGCCTGTCCTTCCAGCCCTCTGTGACCATGATGGGCCACTACTTTTTGAGGCGGCGGGCGTTTGCCAACGCCCTGTCGTCCACCGGCACGGCCCTGGGCCTCAGCACCTTACCCCTGCTGGCCAACTTCCTGCTGGGCCAGTTTGGCTGGAGAGGCAGCTTCCTGGTCCTGGGAGGTCTGCTGTTGAACTGCTGCGTGTGTGGGGCTGTCATGAGGCCCCTGGGGGCCAAACACAGTGGAGCCCAGAGGACACTCACTAACAAGGCTGCCCAGGGGCTCAGCAAGCAACCAATCAAAGGTCCTCTCCAACAGGAGAAGGAGGGACTTAAGGCAAGACTTAGGACAGCGTTCAGTGACCTTGTCGTGTTCCTACGGAGACACATGGCCTTTGACCTGTTGGTCAGTAACCCTCGTTACCGTGCCTACGCCCTGGGAGTGACGTGGATGATGTTGGGGTTTGTAGTTCCCCTGGTCTACCTGGTGCCCTATGCTACAGCCAATGGTATGGAACAGGACCGAGCCGCGCTACTGATGGCCGTACTGGGCCTGGTTAACATTGCTGTGAGACCCGTGGCGGCTGTCTTCTTCGGCCTGCCGCGCTTCAGGTACTGTAGCCTGGATGTTACAGGTTAGGAGTGGGTCAGCAACTGGACCGGagggttgctggttcgaatcccaagCAAGAAAACATTTAATAGAAAATTATGTGACCTGAAAACAAAAATGGATAATAAATTGGTTCtctactcctcttcctcctcctcttcctcctcctccttcctcctcctcctcacaggggCAGTGGCTgttttgtgtatgtgtttgcGGTAGCCCTCCTGGTCAACGGGCTGAGTAACAGTATCTGTGGTGCGGCCGCCACCTTCCCCGTGCTCCTGATCTACGTGGTCATCTTTGGTCTGTCCATGTCTGTGATTGGCTCTCTGCTCTTCACGGTGCTGATGGAGACGGTGGAGATGAGCCGGTTCCCCTCTGCCCTGGGTCTCATCAGTATGTTAGAGAGTGGAACACTGCTGATTGGACCGCCGCTCGCAGGTACTGTGTGTGTCGCTCCTGTCAGGATTGTACCGCTACACATTATGCCATGGGGGGGGGCAATAGTGGGGTGTGGTACGCCACTGTGGGGGCTATAGGGGGGTGTGGTACACCACTGTGGGGGCTATAGGGGGGTGTGGTATACCACTGTGGGGGCTATAGGGGGGTGTGGTATACTACTGTGGGGGCTATAGGGGGGTGTGGTACACCACTGTGGGGGCTATAGGGGGGTGTGGGGTACACCACTGTGGGGGCTATAGGGGGGTGTGGTATGCCAAAAGTAATAAAGTGTTTGGTACAGTATGGTCTTCTAGTCTATGGCATCTGTTCAAGTCCTATGTGTGGATTATTTGTCTGTGGAACAGAATCAATGACTTCTACTGCATGTTATCGACAGTCATTGTTGGTCAGTAGGTGGTCAGCATAACAAccggtggtagtgtggtggacaCACTGACTCATATAGACATACTTGTCAAGTTATGCCCAGTATAAACCTGTTATACCCTCCCCAGTCCTCATATGAGTTATGCCCAGTATAAACCTGTTATGTTATGTGAGGACTGGGGAGGGTATGAGTTATGCCCAGTATAAACCTGTTATATGAGGACTGGGGAGGGTATGAGTTATGCCCAGTATAAACCTGTTATGTGAGGACTGGGGAGGGTATGAGTTATGCCCAGTATAAACCTGTTATATGAGGACTGGGGAGGGTATGAGTTATGCCCAGTATAAACCTGTTATACCCTCCCCAGTCCTCATATAACAGGTTTATACTGGGCATAACTCATACCCTCCCCAGTCCTCACATAACAGGTTTATACTGGGCATAACTCATACCCTCCCCAGTCCTCACATATGAGTTATGCCCAGTATAAACCTGTTATGTGAGGACTGGGGAGGGTATGAGTTATGCCCAGTATAAACCTGTTATATGAGCACTGGGGAGGGTATGAGTTAAGCCCAGTATAAACCTGTTATATGAGCACTGGGGAGGGTATGAGTTATGCCCAGTATAAACCTGTTATATGAGCACTGGGGAGGGTATGAGTT contains:
- the LOC109877260 gene encoding monocarboxylate transporter 6 isoform X2, producing MVPLQHHHLTGLPPHNGPTGEPGAGLSGNGYAQQVAPDGGWGWVVLVATILVLALTLAFPSCIGIFYTELQAEFSSSNTETSWVPAIMTAVLHAGGPLCSVLVERFGCRVTVMVGGVLSGLGMVVSALARTITELYITSIIAGLGFCLSFQPSVTMMGHYFLRRRAFANALSSTGTALGLSTLPLLANFLLGQFGWRGSFLVLGGLLLNCCVCGAVMRPLGAKHSGAQRTLTNKAAQGLSKQPIKGPLQQEKEGLKARLRTAFSDLVVFLRRHMAFDLLVSNPRYRAYALGVTWMMLGFVVPLVYLVPYATANGMEQDRAALLMAVLGLVNIAVRPVAAVFFGLPRFRGSGCFVYVFAVALLVNGLSNSICGAAATFPVLLIYVVIFGLSMSVIGSLLFTVLMETVEMSRFPSALGLISMLESGTLLIGPPLAGMLVDSTGHYSYVFYACSVTVSSSGLFLIAAFYYLDRQKKRAGPPAAAYQQKPAISLVPDCQYSHVPSTQGGKPAISLVPDCQYSHVPSTQGGKPAISLVPDCQYSHDPSTQGERSADTVCVTNV
- the LOC109877260 gene encoding monocarboxylate transporter 6 isoform X1; the encoded protein is MVPLQHHHLTGLPPHNGPTGEPGAGLSGNGYAQQVAPDGGWGWVVLVATILVLALTLAFPSCIGIFYTELQAEFSSSNTETSWVPAIMTAVLHAGGPLCSVLVERFGCRVTVMVGGVLSGLGMVVSALARTITELYITSIIAGLGFCLSFQPSVTMMGHYFLRRRAFANALSSTGTALGLSTLPLLANFLLGQFGWRGSFLVLGGLLLNCCVCGAVMRPLGAKHSGAQRTLTNKAAQGLSKQPIKGPLQQEKEGLKARLRTAFSDLVVFLRRHMAFDLLVSNPRYRAYALGVTWMMLGFVVPLVYLVPYATANGMEQDRAALLMAVLGLVNIAVRPVAAVFFGLPRFRGSGCFVYVFAVALLVNGLSNSICGAAATFPVLLIYVVIFGLSMSVIGSLLFTVLMETVEMSRFPSALGLISMLESGTLLIGPPLAGMLVDSTGHYSYVFYACSVTVSSSGLFLIAAFYYLDRQKKRAGPPAAAYQQKPAISLVPDCQYSHVPSTQGGKPAISLVPDCQYSHVPSTQGGKPAISLVPDCQYSHVPSTQGGKPAISLVPDCQYSHDPSTQGERSADTVCVTNV